The nucleotide window CATCCCAGGTCATCGGCCCCAAAGTTCCTTCCATCATCAGTTATTCAGGAACATCCGGCCGGCGGTGGGGTTACGGGGTAGTTGGAGATGCTGATTCTCACATTCTACAATGGACcaagttggagatggagccaCCCACTCGTCTCGAAGCACTGTCCCGGCTCAAGAGAACCCTGGAGGCGACGCGTGGCCCCGTGTCACACAGACAACATGCGTCCTCGCTTGTGCAGGGGATCCCGCTCCATTTGATCAAGTCGACCGAAGACGTGGTTGCCGACTATCTGACTGAAGTTGCTCAGTGCGTTCGTCAGGATATCGAGACTGTTCAGAGGGATCGAAGGGTCATTGGCGACTTTCCCATCGAGCTCATCATTACGCACCCAGCAGTAAGAGATGCTGGCGGGCATTTGCGTCAAATTGTGATAAGCTGACAAGACAACCAGATATGGCATCCGCGCGCAATGAACACCACCTTCAGAGCGGTGAACACTGCCTTCAAGAGAATATTTCCTGAATTCGAGTCAAACCCGGGGAAGGTCAGACTTAGCACGGAATCGGAAGCATGTGCCCAGTACATCATGAAGACATCTACAAGCGCGCATAAACGTCATCTCAGACGGGTATGAACACCCGTGTTTTCTGTTTTGCCAAAAGCCAATACTGACGCGTCATCTCACAGGGAGCATGCTtcgtggttgttgatgccgGAGGCGGGACAGTCGACCTTGTATCCTACCGCGTGGACCAAGACACGCCCTCTTTCCAAGTCAGTTTGGTGACTGAGATGTCCAGTAAGCTTTATCTTTTGCTGCAAATGTTCTGATGCTAACGATGAGACAGGCGGACGTTGCGGTGCGACACGGATAGATGACTATTTCATTAAACGCTTTCTGCCCCGCCGCCTTACCCCGGATGACTACCGCAAAGTAGTTGAAGATGCTGAGTCCAACTTTGGCAGCGGACCACATGTGCTGTTTTCAAGACGGCAACAAGCAATGCTCGAGAGCTTCCAGTTTGCCAAACACAAGTTTGCAGGTGTTGGtactgaggatgaggagttcCGAGTGTTACTTCCTGGCGACCTTGACATACCGGACAATCCTGAGAGAGGGATCTCGAATGGAAATCTGCAGATTTTGCCGTATGGTCTCCCAACATCCATCATGACAAGGTCAAAATACTAATAGGAAGATAGTGAGGACATGGAGCACATGTTCCAAGAAACCGTCGACGGCACCGTGAACCTCATCAGACAGCAGATCACGCAGCTCGAAGTCAAGAACCTTCGTGTATCAGCCGTATTCCTGTCTGGAGGTCTCTCAAGAAGTGAATATCTTTTCAAAAAGGTTGAGTCGGAGATTGGGCACCAGTACCGATTACCAGTGTTCCGAGGGCAAGAGGGGTAGGTCTTGACCGTCTCCCGTAGATCTGGGTGTCTCTGGCTAAACAGCACTTCAGCGACAAAAGCAGTTGGACAGACGTTGTCATCGGCGCAGCAATCCTGGGGCTCGGGATAAACTGCGAAGTCCCGCCCGCGTGTGCCGAATGCCCATACCACATAGGAGTCCTTATTTCCCAACAGTTTCACGAAtacgaggacgacgagaaGCAGGCATACACGGATGCCATTGGCCAAAGCATGCGCGCCAAAGACCACCTCAAATGGATT belongs to Podospora bellae-mahoneyi strain CBS 112042 chromosome 6, whole genome shotgun sequence and includes:
- a CDS encoding hypothetical protein (EggNog:ENOG503NW64; COG:O), coding for MSSTSGQRFLICVDYGTTYTGVGWILTHRTRPSQLNELHIVKRWGAIHRPETSQVIGPKVPSIISYSGTSGRRWGYGVVGDADSHILQWTKLEMEPPTRLEALSRLKRTLEATRGPVSHRQHASSLVQGIPLHLIKSTEDVVADYLTEVAQCVRQDIETVQRDRRVIGDFPIELIITHPAIWHPRAMNTTFRAVNTAFKRIFPEFESNPGKVRLSTESEACAQYIMKTSTSAHKRHLRRGACFVVVDAGGGTVDLVSYRVDQDTPSFQVSLVTEMSSGRCGATRIDDYFIKRFLPRRLTPDDYRKVVEDAESNFGSGPHVLFSRRQQAMLESFQFAKHKFAGVGTEDEEFRVLLPGDLDIPDNPERGISNGNLQILPEDMEHMFQETVDGTVNLIRQQITQLEVKNLRVSAVFLSGGLSRSEYLFKKVESEIGHQYRLPVFRGQEGDKSSWTDVVIGAAILGLGINCEVPPACAECPYHIGVLISQQFHEYEDDEKQAYTDAIGQSMRAKDHLKWIAAKGDMITQPDGISKSVKLVRKILKLNDQVLKGSCTVVISHDSKQGDKLEDIRNLQKVQLNYDLATLSTADKAKVIRRDTDEDTKTQYRQVELELVVTVREEVAAFQLYAGQPGRIPIAEAATDRTGQFILGNAGSQREQHLPVVPDKDSASGAGSDPNQESTSSRQPGQGRRPIYDTVESSRSRRVYV